Proteins encoded together in one Portunus trituberculatus isolate SZX2019 chromosome 39, ASM1759143v1, whole genome shotgun sequence window:
- the LOC123515494 gene encoding uncharacterized protein LOC123515494 — MGMLRAVLLAECALVLAMVLTALPPAMGAIGREIATDPDHPGTCLLRRKGNTGIRMKNGEERNLPNCMLSVCYDNGKDMVLQYYTCGLAGINGCRHPIRDMSKPYPGCCEVTCE, encoded by the exons ATGGGGATGCTGCGTGCTGTACTGCTGGCAGAGTGTGCCTTGGTGCTGGCGATGGTGCTGACTGCCCTTCCCCCCGCTATGGGTGCTATTGGCCGGGAAATTGCCACTGATCCCG ACCACCCAGGGACGTGTCTTCTAAGAAGAAAGGGGAACACGGGGATCAGAATGAAaaatggggaggaaagaaaCCTTCCCAACTGCATGCTTTCCGTGTGTTATGATAATGGAAAAGACATGGTCCTTCAATATTATAC GTGTGGGTTGGCTGGTATAAATGGCTGCCGCCACCCCATCCGAGACATGTCCAAACCTTACCCAGGCTGCTGCGAAGTGACCTGCGAGTAG